GTCACTAGCCAGGAATCCACCATTCCCTATGCCGATCCCGTTCCCCAAGCAGTTATCCTCACAGCCATTGTGATTGGTCTATCGATTCAGGCGTTGATGTTGGTGGCCACCATGAAACTGGCCCGGGAAAATCCCACCCTAGAAGTAAAGGCGATTGAAAAACAGTACTGGCCATGACCCTATTTGCAGTTTCAGCGGAATTTAATGCGGCGCCCTGGGCCACGGTGGTCATTTGCTTGGCTTTGATGGCGGGCTTCACTGGCTATTTATTGCCTGCCACCATTCGTTTTTTGACTTTGGCCGTCTGTTTTGGCAC
The genomic region above belongs to Synechocystis sp. PCC 6803 substr. PCC-P and contains:
- a CDS encoding NADH-quinone oxidoreductase subunit K translates to MVALEACIFVTVIIGFLGLIYKSNVFMKIIAMDVMGTGVIAYYCLIASRTGFLTPIVTSQESTIPYADPVPQAVILTAIVIGLSIQALMLVATMKLARENPTLEVKAIEKQYWP